A genome region from Gardnerella vaginalis includes the following:
- a CDS encoding type II toxin-antitoxin system RelB/DinJ family antitoxin, with the protein MAKTANLYTRIDPELKEQAEYILNSLGLPPSSAITMFYKQVVLQQGLPFDVKLGYREPCDVSSMTQGELNDELEKGYKSVLSGDVKPASKVFESLHKEFDL; encoded by the coding sequence ATGGCGAAAACAGCTAACTTGTATACTCGTATTGATCCAGAGTTAAAAGAGCAGGCAGAGTATATATTGAATTCTTTGGGTCTTCCTCCTTCGAGTGCTATTACCATGTTTTATAAGCAGGTTGTTTTACAGCAAGGGCTTCCTTTTGATGTGAAATTGGGTTATAGAGAGCCGTGTGATGTGAGTTCTATGACTCAAGGTGAGTTGAATGATGAGTTGGAAAAGGGTTATAAGTCGGTTTTGTCTGGTGATGTGAAGCCTGCGAGTAAGGTTTTTGAATCTTTGCATAAGGAATTTGACTTATGA
- a CDS encoding DUF3710 domain-containing protein, with product MGWFKSKRKSKAAKDDAENLAESQSQNSALSELAAGGYDADTYLGRGSLRGPWDISDEKLPNLGTYVDFGSIYIPYLQGIELRVKKQRETGQVLGITVTYKSSSIEVEAFAAPKTEGIWSEVRADLLKGNSNAREVNGVFGKELILPVKVDDKTVETRIVGVDGPRWMLRGVFSGSAALESQKTSEETVLLNKWFSDIVIKRGTEPLAPRDMIPMHDLVVPSSAGKDGSAGSDDSAGSEENLGRPKGPLGADQQVEVKTTLTRGPMFSEIR from the coding sequence CTGCCAAAGATGATGCTGAGAATCTTGCAGAATCTCAATCCCAAAATTCCGCTCTAAGCGAGCTGGCTGCAGGCGGATATGATGCAGACACGTACTTAGGACGCGGAAGTCTTAGAGGTCCATGGGACATATCTGATGAAAAACTACCTAATTTAGGTACTTATGTTGATTTCGGCTCCATATATATTCCATATTTGCAAGGTATAGAGTTGCGAGTAAAAAAGCAGCGTGAAACTGGTCAAGTTCTTGGCATAACTGTTACATATAAATCTTCTAGCATTGAGGTTGAAGCATTTGCAGCTCCTAAAACAGAAGGGATATGGAGTGAAGTTCGTGCGGATTTGCTTAAGGGAAACTCTAATGCTAGGGAAGTGAATGGAGTTTTTGGCAAGGAACTCATACTTCCAGTCAAGGTTGACGATAAGACAGTGGAAACCAGAATTGTTGGTGTAGATGGTCCGCGTTGGATGCTCCGCGGAGTGTTCTCTGGGAGTGCTGCTTTAGAGTCACAAAAAACAAGCGAAGAGACTGTGCTTCTTAACAAGTGGTTTAGTGATATTGTTATAAAGCGCGGAACAGAGCCACTTGCTCCTAGAGATATGATTCCAATGCACGATTTGGTTGTGCCAAGTAGTGCAGGTAAAGATGGTTCTGCTGGATCTGACGATTCTGCTGGTTCTGAAGAAAATCTAGGTCGTCCAAAAGGTCCACTTGGTGCAGATCAGCAAGTAGAAGTCAAAACCACGCTAACTCGTGGACCAATGTTTTCTGAAATCAGATAG
- a CDS encoding type II toxin-antitoxin system RelE/ParE family toxin: protein MIYAVHISREAEEDLRGIYAYIAFNLLSLKNAQGQVNRLEKAILSLDEFPLVHRLVSFEPWRSRGLRFMACDNFLIFYFVFEEKHEVVVSRVLYGKRDIEKVINGN, encoded by the coding sequence ATGATTTACGCTGTGCACATTTCGCGTGAGGCTGAGGAAGACTTGCGTGGTATTTACGCTTATATTGCGTTTAATTTACTGTCTTTGAAAAACGCGCAGGGGCAGGTAAATAGGTTGGAGAAAGCAATATTGAGTCTTGATGAGTTTCCTCTTGTGCATCGTTTAGTTAGTTTTGAGCCATGGAGAAGTAGAGGTTTAAGGTTCATGGCGTGTGATAATTTTCTTATTTTTTATTTTGTTTTTGAAGAAAAGCATGAAGTTGTGGTTTCTCGTGTGCTTTATGGGAAAAGAGATATTGAGAAAGTTATAAATGGCAATTAA
- a CDS encoding NUDIX hydrolase — MEHNCGFINDKKAFRYRAAAIIVEEGCVLFAGNDEDDYYYSVGGAVHIGETSEEAVKREVFEETGLNYEVDHLAVIHENLFIGSSGLDGVDFHELTLYYLMKSMGKRDFTSHSTTESGAKETMHWLSIDELDKCKAYPTFMKEYLKSEHSGIEHIISDERY, encoded by the coding sequence ATGGAACATAATTGCGGATTTATTAACGATAAAAAAGCATTTAGATATAGAGCAGCAGCCATCATAGTAGAAGAAGGTTGTGTGCTATTTGCAGGAAATGATGAGGACGACTATTACTACTCAGTTGGCGGAGCGGTTCACATCGGTGAGACATCAGAAGAAGCTGTAAAGAGAGAAGTATTTGAAGAGACAGGTCTTAATTACGAGGTCGATCACCTTGCCGTCATACACGAGAACTTATTCATCGGCAGCTCCGGCTTAGATGGAGTAGACTTCCATGAGCTTACACTCTACTACTTGATGAAGTCCATGGGCAAAAGAGATTTTACGAGCCATAGTACTACAGAGTCAGGTGCTAAAGAGACAATGCATTGGTTATCTATAGATGAGCTTGATAAGTGCAAGGCTTACCCGACATTTATGAAAGAATATCTTAAATCGGAGCATAGTGGAATAGAGCATATAATTTCAGATGAAAGATATTAA
- a CDS encoding DUF3159 domain-containing protein, whose product MEKNSRGKKRSGLASLASIGSEGNTFSVIDSIGGVRGVIESMLPGLLFVICFVVTRNVQTTVIASAALAVLQVVARLVQRQSIMGALSGLVSVGICLIWVWTSHQARDYYMMGFITNAVYGALLAISMIVRVPALGLVIESIRKMPTENFGLWLHEWLDYKPLKRAYMYVTGLWIGVFALRLVLQVPLYLTNHVVWLGTVRLIMGLPFWALAIWVSYLIIATPFMRLHHKNREENYREENQIDEDKNDVNSSEVKSA is encoded by the coding sequence TTGGAAAAAAATTCGCGCGGCAAAAAACGCTCAGGATTAGCATCTTTGGCTTCTATTGGATCTGAAGGAAACACGTTTTCTGTTATTGATTCCATTGGTGGAGTTCGAGGCGTAATCGAATCCATGCTGCCAGGCTTGCTGTTTGTTATTTGCTTTGTTGTAACGCGAAACGTACAAACAACAGTTATTGCGTCTGCAGCTCTCGCAGTTTTGCAAGTTGTAGCTCGACTTGTTCAACGCCAATCGATTATGGGCGCGTTAAGTGGGTTGGTTTCTGTAGGGATTTGCCTTATTTGGGTGTGGACGAGTCACCAAGCGCGCGACTACTACATGATGGGCTTTATTACAAATGCTGTATACGGTGCGCTTCTTGCTATTTCGATGATTGTTCGCGTGCCTGCTTTAGGTCTTGTGATTGAGTCAATTCGCAAAATGCCTACGGAAAATTTTGGCTTGTGGCTGCACGAATGGCTTGATTATAAGCCTCTTAAGCGAGCGTACATGTATGTTACTGGATTATGGATTGGTGTTTTTGCGCTGCGACTCGTTTTACAAGTGCCATTATATTTGACAAATCACGTTGTGTGGCTTGGTACAGTTCGATTGATTATGGGTTTGCCGTTCTGGGCGCTCGCAATTTGGGTTTCTTACTTGATTATCGCAACGCCGTTTATGCGTCTTCATCATAAAAATCGCGAAGAAAATTATCGTGAAGAAAATCAGATTGACGAAGATAAAAACGATGTAAATTCAAGTGAAGTAAAATCAGCTTAA
- a CDS encoding class I SAM-dependent RNA methyltransferase, whose protein sequence is MQVTMRIERYADQGRCVGHLDGRVVFVRFALPGELVVVRMDEPMRAKAHFFTGEVVEVLEPSVDRVEPQWKLAGPLAQGGGVGGADLIHVSLPGQIRWKASVIANQFQRLAHMDVSASDITVERVPGDEELNGFNWRTRMELVADDEGRLSMRKRESHDRIAIDTMPLASRAVLAVADSLDLWNREFEPNSQIRLAVPEPRVEGLDFGVYGDKAALLDAIGENYALIVNDELIAGSALLRERVRVAVDGDSSRMRTFDYDVDARGFWQIHRAAPEHLVNYVLGLVRSALGGRSKNTVLWDLYSGSGLFTIPLATLANVGGDSSGAAGALGAAEPARVLSIEGAPIAVKNARRNIGRAGLSRDVVEALEGDVAQTLESQVFKASKSSRIVRRFAHPDVVVLDPPRAGAKAQVCKQIAKSGARSVVYVACDPTSLARDVGTFRELGYSVQSLRAFDLYPETHHTESVAFLCKS, encoded by the coding sequence ATGCAAGTGACGATGCGAATCGAGAGATATGCGGATCAAGGAAGATGCGTAGGTCATCTTGACGGACGCGTTGTATTCGTGCGATTTGCGTTACCTGGTGAGCTGGTTGTTGTGCGCATGGATGAGCCGATGCGTGCAAAAGCGCACTTTTTCACCGGTGAAGTTGTGGAAGTTTTGGAGCCTAGTGTGGATCGTGTGGAGCCGCAATGGAAGCTCGCTGGTCCTTTGGCTCAGGGCGGCGGAGTTGGCGGAGCAGATTTAATTCACGTTTCTTTGCCTGGGCAGATTCGTTGGAAGGCGTCCGTGATTGCCAATCAATTCCAGCGTTTAGCGCATATGGATGTTTCTGCTAGTGATATTACTGTTGAGCGCGTGCCGGGGGATGAGGAGCTTAACGGATTTAATTGGCGTACGCGCATGGAGCTGGTGGCGGATGATGAAGGGCGTTTGTCTATGCGTAAGCGCGAGTCGCATGATCGCATTGCGATTGATACTATGCCACTTGCGTCGCGCGCTGTTTTAGCAGTTGCGGATTCTTTGGATTTGTGGAATCGAGAATTTGAGCCAAATTCGCAAATTCGTCTTGCTGTTCCAGAGCCTAGGGTTGAGGGCTTGGATTTTGGTGTTTATGGTGACAAGGCTGCGCTTCTTGATGCGATTGGCGAAAATTATGCGCTTATAGTAAATGATGAACTGATTGCAGGCTCGGCTTTGTTGCGTGAGCGTGTACGCGTTGCTGTTGATGGTGATTCATCACGTATGCGTACTTTTGATTATGATGTTGACGCGCGCGGTTTTTGGCAGATTCATCGCGCAGCTCCAGAGCATTTGGTGAACTACGTTTTGGGATTAGTTCGTTCTGCTCTTGGTGGGCGTAGTAAGAATACGGTTTTGTGGGATTTGTATTCTGGATCGGGTTTGTTTACTATTCCGCTTGCGACTTTGGCTAATGTTGGCGGAGATTCTTCTGGTGCTGCAGGTGCTCTTGGTGCTGCTGAACCAGCGCGCGTGCTTAGTATTGAGGGTGCGCCGATTGCTGTGAAGAATGCAAGGCGAAACATTGGGCGTGCTGGTCTTAGCAGGGATGTTGTTGAAGCGCTTGAAGGCGATGTTGCGCAAACGCTTGAATCGCAGGTGTTTAAGGCGAGTAAGTCATCTAGGATTGTTCGCCGATTTGCGCATCCTGATGTTGTTGTGTTAGATCCTCCGCGCGCTGGTGCTAAAGCTCAAGTTTGTAAGCAGATTGCGAAGTCTGGAGCAAGAAGCGTTGTGTATGTTGCTTGCGATCCGACTAGTCTTGCTCGCGATGTTGGCACGTTTAGAGAGCTTGGCTACAGTGTTCAGTCTTTGCGCGCGTTCGACTTATATCCGGAAACTCATCATACAGAATCAGTGGCGTTCCTTTGCAAATCGTGA